Proteins from a genomic interval of Gammaproteobacteria bacterium:
- the rplK gene encoding 50S ribosomal protein L11 gives MAKKITAYIKLQVKATQANPSPPVGPALGQRGVNIMEFCKAFNAQTQGIEPGTPIPVIITVYSDRSFTFITKTPPASILLKRAAGITSGSKTPHTNKVGKVTREQLEDIAKVKMSDLTASDMDAAVRTIAGSARSMGIETEGV, from the coding sequence ATGGCAAAGAAAATTACGGCCTACATTAAGTTGCAGGTCAAGGCCACTCAGGCCAACCCAAGTCCTCCCGTCGGCCCGGCGCTGGGTCAGCGCGGCGTCAATATCATGGAATTCTGTAAGGCTTTCAATGCCCAAACGCAGGGCATAGAGCCGGGCACCCCGATCCCCGTGATCATTACGGTATACAGTGATCGTAGTTTTACCTTTATTACCAAGACCCCGCCGGCATCAATTCTGTTGAAGAGAGCAGCTGGTATTACAAGTGGCAGCAAAACCCCTCACACCAACAAAGTTGGTAAGGTCACCCGTGAGCAACTGGAAGATATCGCCAAGGTCAAAATGTCTGACCTGACAGCATCTGACATGGACGCAGCAGTGCGTACGATTGCAGGTAGCGCACGCAGCATGGGCATTGAGACGGAAGGGGTATAA
- the nusG gene encoding transcription termination/antitermination protein NusG, translating into MAMRWYVVHAYSNFENQVVRSLKERIVRSGLQDQFGDVLVPTEEVIEMRAGQKRKSDRKFFPGYVLVQMEMNDATWHLVKEVPKVLGFVGGTTERPAPITDREAERILLRVQEGVEKPRPKVLFEPGEVVRVTEGPFADFNGVVEEVNYEKSRLRVAVLIFGRSTPVELEFGQVEKG; encoded by the coding sequence ATGGCGATGCGCTGGTACGTGGTTCACGCCTATTCCAATTTTGAGAATCAAGTGGTGCGCTCCCTCAAGGAGCGCATTGTCCGTAGTGGTTTGCAGGATCAGTTCGGCGATGTCCTGGTGCCGACTGAAGAAGTGATAGAGATGCGCGCCGGCCAGAAGCGCAAAAGTGATCGCAAGTTCTTCCCCGGTTATGTCCTTGTGCAGATGGAGATGAACGACGCGACTTGGCATCTGGTAAAAGAAGTGCCCAAGGTGTTGGGTTTCGTCGGCGGCACGACCGAGCGTCCTGCGCCTATTACTGATCGGGAAGCTGAAAGAATTCTGCTGCGCGTTCAGGAGGGGGTCGAGAAACCCAGGCCGAAAGTGCTGTTTGAGCCGGGTGAAGTTGTGCGTGTTACTGAAGGGCCATTTGCCGATTTCAATGGCGTGGTTGAAGAGGTTAATTACGAGAAGAGCCGCTTGCGCGTCGCAGTTTTGATTTTTGGACGTTCGACTCCAGTGGAGCTGGAGTTCGGGCAAGTCGAGAAAGGATAG
- the secE gene encoding preprotein translocase subunit SecE, translated as MADKIKLTLAVLVVSGAIGAFYYYADHSMLLRVIGILVAMGISTAIAMQTAVGQKTLGFIRESKVEVRKVVWPTRKETLQTTLVVMVMVVVVAIFLWLVDMFLLWAVRLLTGQGG; from the coding sequence ATGGCAGATAAAATAAAATTAACATTGGCGGTTCTGGTAGTGAGTGGCGCTATAGGCGCCTTTTATTACTACGCCGATCACTCCATGTTGTTGCGTGTCATTGGCATCTTGGTGGCGATGGGCATTTCCACCGCCATTGCGATGCAGACCGCAGTTGGCCAAAAGACGTTGGGCTTCATCCGTGAGTCTAAGGTTGAAGTGCGTAAGGTGGTTTGGCCGACACGTAAAGAAACATTGCAAACGACGCTGGTTGTCATGGTCATGGTTGTCGTGGTAGCCATTTTTCTATGGCTGGTTGATATGTTTTTGTTGTGGGCGGTTCGATTGTTGACCGGTCAGGGAGGCTGA